The following are encoded in a window of Mycobacterium decipiens genomic DNA:
- a CDS encoding HNH endonuclease signature motif containing protein — MSSTASSDAAAVRPDQRLEVLFDELAELTGQRNAIDGRIVEIVAELDRDELCGATGARSVAALVACKTGSSSANAHTITTVARRLEAFPRCAQGMREGRLSLDQVGVIAARAGEGSDEHYAELARCATVNQLRTALKLEPRPQPDSRPQPQPSITKVTDDEFSCWRIKLPHLDAAKFDAALRSHLDALIVEWRHDHEKRDRASDQGPPLPGTVEAFMRLVEAGWDAEATRRPHGHHTTVVMHLDVRQRAAALHLGPLLSESQRRYLMCDATYEVWFERDGEVIGSGRATRQINRRLRRALEHRHPTCAVPGCGATRGLHAHHIRHWEDGGATELANLVLVCPYHHRLHHRGIITISGPAHNLTVTDSESRRLSAGSLAHPPKKPPPAVAPCPGATGERADWWWYEPFQPQPPPTSN, encoded by the coding sequence ATGTCCTCGACCGCCTCGTCCGACGCCGCTGCGGTGCGCCCTGACCAGCGCCTTGAGGTGCTGTTCGACGAGTTGGCGGAGTTGACCGGTCAGCGCAACGCGATTGATGGGCGCATCGTGGAGATCGTGGCCGAGCTGGATCGCGACGAGCTGTGCGGCGCCACGGGCGCGCGGTCGGTGGCGGCGTTGGTGGCCTGCAAGACCGGCTCGTCATCGGCAAACGCCCACACGATCACCACCGTGGCGCGCCGGCTTGAGGCGTTTCCGCGCTGCGCCCAAGGCATGCGGGAGGGCCGACTGTCGCTGGATCAGGTCGGCGTCATCGCGGCGCGGGCGGGCGAGGGATCCGATGAGCACTATGCGGAGCTGGCCCGCTGCGCAACGGTCAATCAGCTGCGCACCGCTCTCAAGCTGGAACCGCGCCCCCAACCCGATTCTCGGCCGCAACCGCAGCCCTCGATCACCAAGGTCACCGATGACGAGTTCAGCTGCTGGCGGATCAAACTTCCGCACCTCGATGCGGCGAAGTTCGACGCGGCACTGCGGTCTCATCTTGATGCGCTGATCGTCGAGTGGCGCCACGATCACGAAAAGCGCGACCGCGCATCAGATCAAGGACCCCCGTTGCCGGGCACTGTCGAGGCGTTCATGCGTCTGGTCGAGGCAGGATGGGATGCCGAGGCGACCCGCCGGCCACACGGCCACCACACCACCGTGGTGATGCATCTGGACGTGCGCCAGCGCGCCGCTGCGCTGCACCTGGGTCCGCTGCTCAGCGAGTCGCAACGCCGTTACCTGATGTGCGATGCCACCTATGAAGTCTGGTTCGAACGTGACGGTGAGGTCATCGGCTCCGGTCGAGCGACCCGCCAGATCAACCGCCGGCTTCGCCGTGCGCTCGAGCACCGCCACCCCACATGCGCGGTTCCAGGCTGCGGAGCCACCCGCGGTCTGCACGCACATCACATCCGGCACTGGGAAGACGGTGGGGCCACCGAGCTGGCCAACCTGGTGCTGGTATGCCCGTATCACCACCGGCTGCACCATCGAGGCATCATCACCATCAGCGGACCCGCACACAACCTCACCGTCACCGACAGCGAAAGCCGTCGGTTGAGCGCAGGATCGCTAGCCCACCCACCAAAGAAGCCCCCGCCTGCGGTAGCACCCTGCCCCGGAGCCACCGGCGAGCGCGCCGACTGGTGGTGGTA
- a CDS encoding DUF2191 domain-containing protein, with product MVVRRRCRVGRIIDEDLLGRAKRALGCATTRATVEEALRMAAAQGEHAQDERAARQRRYFERLAQRIDVDVLASEEMWR from the coding sequence GTGGTGGTTCGTCGTCGGTGTCGGGTGGGGCGGATCATCGATGAGGACCTGCTAGGGCGAGCGAAGCGCGCCTTGGGCTGCGCTACGACCCGGGCGACGGTCGAGGAGGCACTGCGGATGGCCGCTGCTCAAGGAGAGCACGCCCAAGATGAGCGGGCTGCACGGCAGCGCCGCTACTTCGAGCGACTCGCCCAGCGTATTGACGTGGACGTACTCGCCTCGGAGGAGATGTGGCGGTAG
- a CDS encoding hotdog fold thioesterase, whose protein sequence is MAEATRGDRFIKTAVEILGETGRTDFTVQEVVARSKTSLRAFYQHFGGKDELLLALFERTMAQSAQLWRAEANGLDSTAALKLVIDRIGAQPESSTQDSLNRALSLYNQHLAETRPREYARVLSPLHRLIRDIVGQGITEGVFNPGVDVAAAAAIVMQTVLGALRLHWLGNELTGTPIDAGQLFDFCSRALGIRDGDDQSAMPSLAELFAQLGMRQAAASNDEFAMAMPVSPQVVNTSGALQGGLIATLADVAGGQLGLEYLRPGTAMTTADLFVRYLRPIRQGSALAVPRVLRAGRRSLVMQVDIFGDGPGDRPGDGADGELAATATVNFAIIDAPTP, encoded by the coding sequence ATGGCTGAAGCAACGCGCGGCGACCGCTTCATCAAGACGGCGGTCGAGATCCTCGGCGAAACGGGCCGCACCGACTTCACCGTGCAGGAGGTTGTTGCCCGCTCCAAGACCTCACTGCGCGCCTTCTACCAGCATTTCGGCGGCAAGGATGAATTGCTGCTGGCGCTGTTCGAACGGACTATGGCGCAGTCGGCGCAGCTCTGGCGGGCCGAGGCCAACGGACTGGACAGCACCGCCGCGCTGAAGCTGGTGATCGACCGCATCGGCGCCCAACCCGAATCAAGCACCCAGGACAGCCTCAACCGGGCACTGAGCCTCTACAACCAGCACCTCGCCGAGACCCGCCCGCGCGAATACGCCCGGGTGCTCTCGCCGCTGCACCGGCTCATTCGCGACATCGTGGGACAAGGCATCACCGAGGGCGTGTTCAACCCCGGCGTGGACGTCGCTGCCGCGGCGGCCATTGTCATGCAGACGGTGCTCGGTGCGCTCCGGTTGCATTGGCTGGGAAACGAATTGACCGGCACACCAATAGACGCCGGCCAGCTATTCGACTTCTGCAGCCGCGCACTCGGCATCCGCGACGGCGACGACCAGTCAGCCATGCCCTCGCTCGCCGAATTGTTCGCCCAACTCGGAATGCGCCAAGCCGCGGCAAGCAACGACGAGTTCGCGATGGCCATGCCGGTCAGCCCGCAGGTCGTCAACACCTCCGGTGCGCTGCAGGGCGGCCTGATCGCCACGCTCGCGGACGTGGCGGGTGGCCAGTTGGGGCTGGAATACCTGCGGCCGGGCACCGCGATGACGACCGCCGACCTGTTTGTCCGCTACCTACGGCCAATTAGGCAGGGATCGGCACTCGCGGTGCCCCGGGTGCTGCGCGCCGGCCGGCGATCCCTCGTCATGCAGGTCGACATCTTCGGTGACGGCCCGGGTGACCGCCCAGGCGACGGCGCAGACGGCGAACTCGCGGCGACGGCAACCGTCAATTTCGCGATCATCGACGCACCGACACCCTAG
- a CDS encoding amidohydrolase family protein produces the protein MPSRELSFPVFDADNHMYEPQEALTKFLPEKRKHVIDYVQVRGRTKIVVRGHISDYIPNPTFEVVARPGAQEEYFRHGSGGKSYREVMGEPMKAIPAFREPGPRLDVMDELGIDYALMFPTLASLVEERMKDDPEMTHDVIHALNQWMHETWSFNYKDRIFATPVITLPIVDRALEELEWCLQRGARTVLVRPAPVPGYRGSRSFGFEEFDPFWQACVRAEIPVCMHASDSGYSEMLNVWEPGDEFLPFKPTAFRSLAMGHRPIEDAMGALVCHGALSRNPQLRILSIENGADWVPHLFKGLKGVYKKMPGAFSEDPIEAFKRCVYISPFWEDRFTEIVKMVGTDRVVFGSDWPHPEGLKDPISFVDELSDFDQEDIEKIMGGNMMEAMKISKPVANPVSAL, from the coding sequence ATGCCGTCTCGCGAACTTTCCTTTCCGGTGTTCGATGCCGACAACCACATGTACGAGCCGCAGGAAGCACTGACCAAGTTCCTCCCGGAGAAGCGCAAGCACGTGATCGACTACGTACAGGTGCGAGGCCGCACCAAGATCGTGGTTCGTGGCCACATCAGCGACTACATCCCCAACCCGACCTTCGAAGTGGTCGCCCGGCCGGGCGCCCAGGAGGAGTACTTCCGGCACGGCAGCGGCGGCAAGAGCTACCGGGAAGTGATGGGTGAACCGATGAAGGCGATCCCCGCCTTCCGTGAGCCGGGTCCGCGGCTGGATGTCATGGACGAGCTGGGCATCGACTACGCCCTGATGTTCCCCACGCTGGCCAGTCTGGTCGAAGAGCGGATGAAAGACGACCCGGAAATGACCCACGACGTCATCCACGCGCTCAACCAATGGATGCATGAGACCTGGTCGTTCAACTACAAGGACCGCATCTTTGCCACCCCGGTGATCACCCTGCCCATCGTCGACCGTGCCCTCGAAGAACTGGAATGGTGTCTGCAACGCGGCGCGCGCACCGTGTTGGTCCGCCCGGCGCCGGTGCCCGGCTACCGCGGCAGCCGGTCCTTCGGTTTCGAGGAGTTCGACCCGTTCTGGCAAGCCTGCGTGCGCGCCGAGATACCGGTCTGCATGCACGCCTCCGACAGCGGTTACTCCGAGATGCTCAACGTGTGGGAGCCCGGTGACGAGTTCCTGCCGTTTAAGCCGACGGCCTTCCGGAGCCTGGCGATGGGCCATCGGCCGATCGAAGATGCAATGGGCGCGTTGGTCTGCCACGGCGCGCTGTCCCGAAACCCCCAGTTGCGCATCCTGTCGATCGAAAACGGCGCCGACTGGGTGCCGCACCTATTCAAGGGCCTCAAGGGCGTCTATAAGAAGATGCCCGGGGCCTTCAGCGAAGACCCGATCGAGGCCTTCAAACGGTGCGTCTACATCAGCCCGTTCTGGGAAGACCGGTTCACCGAGATCGTCAAGATGGTCGGCACCGACCGGGTGGTCTTCGGATCCGACTGGCCACACCCCGAAGGCCTGAAGGACCCGATCTCCTTTGTCGACGAGCTTTCCGATTTCGACCAAGAAGACATCGAAAAGATCATGGGTGGAAACATGATGGAGGCGATGAAGATTTCAAAGCCGGTCGCCAACCCGGTTTCCGCCCTATAG
- a CDS encoding anti-sigma factor antagonist, which yields MNPTSAGSSTTPIDGALRAASEQRGAAVIIRATGEIDAANEHTWRDLVAAAGAAATAPGPFVVDVNGLDFMGCCTFAVLADEAQRCRRRGIELRLVSQDPGVARIIQACGYGGVLPIHPTTASALSAA from the coding sequence ATGAACCCGACTTCCGCAGGGTCATCCACCACCCCGATCGACGGCGCGCTCAGGGCAGCCAGCGAGCAGCGCGGCGCGGCGGTGATCATCCGAGCGACCGGCGAGATCGACGCCGCCAACGAGCACACTTGGCGTGACCTGGTCGCGGCGGCGGGTGCGGCCGCCACCGCGCCCGGACCATTCGTTGTCGACGTCAATGGCCTCGATTTCATGGGCTGCTGCACATTCGCCGTCTTGGCCGACGAAGCCCAACGGTGTCGACGCCGTGGCATCGAGTTGCGCCTGGTAAGCCAGGACCCCGGTGTCGCGCGGATTATTCAAGCCTGCGGATACGGTGGCGTGCTGCCCATACATCCGACGACGGCATCCGCGCTGTCCGCCGCATAA